One window from the genome of Epinephelus moara isolate mb chromosome 5, YSFRI_EMoa_1.0, whole genome shotgun sequence encodes:
- the slc44a2 gene encoding choline transporter-like protein 2 isoform X1 produces the protein MELEEKNPDPKYGESRKFDPNFKGPIHNRGCTDVLCCILFILALLGYFAVGIIAWSQGDPRKVIYPTDSRGQFCGQAGTPLEKKPLLFYFNILKCASPLVLLEFQCPTTQVCVEKCPDRHMTLVKAKIGNKDDREYFKQFCKDGVNFTKSPPELLRDGLCPALLMPSKPFTRRCLPALGTLKGGVVVVGNETTIDLDSGVKINATDVLEASKKSNVVVEARQVAMRIFEDYTQSWHWILLGLVIAMLVSLIFIVLLRYLAGVMVWVMIVLVIIVIGYGIFHCYMEFASLKGEPGADVTIRDLGLQTDFSVYLQIRQTWLAFMIILAIVEVIIILLLIFLRKRIMIAIALIKEASRAVGHVMSSLFYPLLTFALLALVIAYWAITAVFLSTSNEQVYKVFNTSECEYSRETCDPKTFNTSNASSQCPDAECLFAFYGGETLYHKYLILFQFYNVFLFFWCANFVTALGQVTLSGAFASYYWAFKKPDDIPAYPIFSSLGRALRYHTGSLAFGSLILSIVQVIRVILEYLDHKLKGAQNRCAKFMLSCMKCCFWCLEKCIKFLNRNAYIMIAIYGKSFCPSARDAFFLLMRNIIRVAVLDKVTDFLLFLGKLLIVGIVGIFSFFFFSGKIRAVEDAAPSLNYYWVPILTVVVGSYLIAHGFFSVYAMCVDTLFLCFCEDLERNDGSSERPYFMSPELHDILSKTKRLEEDHDGIDQGDSADAAKQVDEVKLEEETPLQQQQDGEIQLKQQTVLKQDNEEEEPLQAETDAEEPKEEKNEEQKVSQEEEAEKKEEVKEEVKEEAEKQELKKEEKTEEVPPPAVEADKQETDEKKEEKEESLEEKPPSAPEE, from the exons CCTGGTCTCAGGGTGACCCCAGGAAAGTGATCTACCCCACAGACAGCAGAGGGCAGTTCTGTGGACAAGCTGGAACACCTCTGGA GAAGAAGCCCCTCCTGTTCTACTTCAACATCCTGAAATGTGCCAGCCCTCTGGTGCTGCTGGAGTTCCAGTGTCCCACCACACAG GTATGTGTGGAAAAATGTCCCGACCGGCACATGACGCTGGTGAAAGCCAAAATAGGCAACAAAGACGACCGTGAATACTTCAAACAGTTCTGTAAGGATGGGGTGAACTTCACCAAA AGTCCTCCAGAGCTCCTGAGGGACGGCTTGTGTCCTGCCTTACTGATGCCCAGCAAACCCT TCACGCGTCGATGCCTTCCTGCCTTGGGAACCTTGAAGGgcggggtggtggtggtgggcaATGAGACCACTATCGACCTTGATTCGGGCGTCAAAATTAACGCCACAGATGTGCTGGAGGCATCCAA gAAATCCAATGTGGTTGTTGAAGCTCGCCAGGTGGCCATGCGAATCTTTGAGGACTACACTCAGTCTTGGCACTGGATATTGCT AGGTCTGGTGATCGCCATGCTCGTCAGCTTGATTTTCATCGTCTTGCTGCGATACTTGGCTGGCGTCATGGTCTGGGTCATGATTGTGTTGGTTATCATCGTCATCGGATATG ggATTTTCCACTGTTACATGGAGTTTGCGAGTCTGAAGGGAGAGCCGGGTGCTGACGTCACCATCCGTGACCTGGGCCTGCAGACAGACTTCTCTGTCTACCTGCAGATCAGACAGACCTGGCTGGCCTTCA TGATCATCCTGGCTATTGTGGAGGTCATCATCATCCTGCTACTCATCTTCCTCAGGAAGAGAATCATGATCGCCATCGCCCTCATCAAAGAAGCCAGCAG agctGTTGGGCACGTGATGTCATCCCTGTTTTACCCACTGCTGACCTTTGCCCTCTTGGCCTTGGTGATCGCTTACTGGGCCATCACTGCTGT TTTCTTGTCCACCTCTAATGAGCAGGTGTACAAAGTGTTCAACACCTCTGAGTGTGAGTACTCACGAGAGACCTGCGACCCCAAG ACATTCAACACCTCCAACGCTTCATCTCAGTGTCCAGATGCAGAATGCCTGTTTGCCTTCTATGGTGGGGAGACCCTCTACCACAAATACCTCATCCTGTTCCAGTTCTACAacgtcttcctcttcttctggtGCGCCAACTTTGTGACGGCGCTGGGCCAGGTCACTCTGTCGGGGGCCTTTGCCTCGTATTACTGGGCCTTCAAGAAACCTGATGATATTCCCGCCTACCCCATCTTCTCCTCGCTGGGACGGGCTCTCCG ATACCACACAGGCTCCCTGGCTTTTGGCTCTCTGATCCTGTCTATAGTCCAGGTCATCAGGGTCATTCTGGAGTACCTGGATCACAAGTTGAAAG GTGCTCAGAACAGATGTGCTAAATTCATGCTGAGCTGCATGAAGTGCTGCTTCTGGTGTTTGGAGAAATGTATCAAGTTCCTCAACAGGAATGCTTACATCATG aTTGCCATCTATGGAAAAAGTTTCTGTCCGTCTGCTCGAGATGCTTTTTTCCTTCTCATGAGGAACATCATCAG GGTGGCTGTTTTAGATAAAGTGACTGACTTCCTGCTGTTTCTTGGGAAGCTCCTCATTGTTGGAATAGTTG gcatcttctctttcttcttcttctctgggaAAATCAGAGCAGTAGAGGATGCTGCTCCATCTCTGAACTACTACTGGGTGCCAATACTG ACGGTGGTAGTGGGATCCTACCTCATCGCCCATGGCTTCTTCAGCGTGTACGCCATGTGTGTGGACACACTGTTCCTCTGCTTCT gTGAGGACTTAGAGAGAAATGATGGCTCATCCGAAAGGCCTTACTTCATGTCCCCCGAGCTGCACGACATCCTCTCCAAAACCAAGAGGCTGGAGGAGGACCATGATGGCATCGATCAGGGGGATTCTGCGGATGCCGCGAAGCAAGTGGACGAGGTGAAACTGGAGGAGGAGACTCCTCTTCAGCAGCAACAAGACGGAGAGATCCAACTGAAGCAGCAGACGGTGCTCAAGCAGGACAACGAGGAGGAGGAGCCTCTGCAGGCCGAGACAGACGCCGAAGAGccaaaagaggagaaaaacgAAGAACAAAAAGTCAGTCAGGAAGAGGAGGCTGAAAAGAAGGAAGAGGTGAAAGAAGAGGTGAAAGAAGAGGCGGAAAAGCAGGAGTtgaaaaaggaggaaaagacCGAGGAGGTGCCGCCTCCTGCTGTGGAGGCTGACAAACAGGAGACTgatgaaaagaaagaggagaaagaggaatcCTTGGAAGAAAAACCTCCCTCTGCACCAGAGGAGTAG
- the slc44a2 gene encoding choline transporter-like protein 2 isoform X2: protein MTKYDRQGESRKFDPNFKGPIHNRGCTDVLCCILFILALLGYFAVGIIAWSQGDPRKVIYPTDSRGQFCGQAGTPLEKKPLLFYFNILKCASPLVLLEFQCPTTQVCVEKCPDRHMTLVKAKIGNKDDREYFKQFCKDGVNFTKSPPELLRDGLCPALLMPSKPFTRRCLPALGTLKGGVVVVGNETTIDLDSGVKINATDVLEASKKSNVVVEARQVAMRIFEDYTQSWHWILLGLVIAMLVSLIFIVLLRYLAGVMVWVMIVLVIIVIGYGIFHCYMEFASLKGEPGADVTIRDLGLQTDFSVYLQIRQTWLAFMIILAIVEVIIILLLIFLRKRIMIAIALIKEASRAVGHVMSSLFYPLLTFALLALVIAYWAITAVFLSTSNEQVYKVFNTSECEYSRETCDPKTFNTSNASSQCPDAECLFAFYGGETLYHKYLILFQFYNVFLFFWCANFVTALGQVTLSGAFASYYWAFKKPDDIPAYPIFSSLGRALRYHTGSLAFGSLILSIVQVIRVILEYLDHKLKGAQNRCAKFMLSCMKCCFWCLEKCIKFLNRNAYIMIAIYGKSFCPSARDAFFLLMRNIIRVAVLDKVTDFLLFLGKLLIVGIVGIFSFFFFSGKIRAVEDAAPSLNYYWVPILTVVVGSYLIAHGFFSVYAMCVDTLFLCFCEDLERNDGSSERPYFMSPELHDILSKTKRLEEDHDGIDQGDSADAAKQVDEVKLEEETPLQQQQDGEIQLKQQTVLKQDNEEEEPLQAETDAEEPKEEKNEEQKVSQEEEAEKKEEVKEEVKEEAEKQELKKEEKTEEVPPPAVEADKQETDEKKEEKEESLEEKPPSAPEE, encoded by the exons CCTGGTCTCAGGGTGACCCCAGGAAAGTGATCTACCCCACAGACAGCAGAGGGCAGTTCTGTGGACAAGCTGGAACACCTCTGGA GAAGAAGCCCCTCCTGTTCTACTTCAACATCCTGAAATGTGCCAGCCCTCTGGTGCTGCTGGAGTTCCAGTGTCCCACCACACAG GTATGTGTGGAAAAATGTCCCGACCGGCACATGACGCTGGTGAAAGCCAAAATAGGCAACAAAGACGACCGTGAATACTTCAAACAGTTCTGTAAGGATGGGGTGAACTTCACCAAA AGTCCTCCAGAGCTCCTGAGGGACGGCTTGTGTCCTGCCTTACTGATGCCCAGCAAACCCT TCACGCGTCGATGCCTTCCTGCCTTGGGAACCTTGAAGGgcggggtggtggtggtgggcaATGAGACCACTATCGACCTTGATTCGGGCGTCAAAATTAACGCCACAGATGTGCTGGAGGCATCCAA gAAATCCAATGTGGTTGTTGAAGCTCGCCAGGTGGCCATGCGAATCTTTGAGGACTACACTCAGTCTTGGCACTGGATATTGCT AGGTCTGGTGATCGCCATGCTCGTCAGCTTGATTTTCATCGTCTTGCTGCGATACTTGGCTGGCGTCATGGTCTGGGTCATGATTGTGTTGGTTATCATCGTCATCGGATATG ggATTTTCCACTGTTACATGGAGTTTGCGAGTCTGAAGGGAGAGCCGGGTGCTGACGTCACCATCCGTGACCTGGGCCTGCAGACAGACTTCTCTGTCTACCTGCAGATCAGACAGACCTGGCTGGCCTTCA TGATCATCCTGGCTATTGTGGAGGTCATCATCATCCTGCTACTCATCTTCCTCAGGAAGAGAATCATGATCGCCATCGCCCTCATCAAAGAAGCCAGCAG agctGTTGGGCACGTGATGTCATCCCTGTTTTACCCACTGCTGACCTTTGCCCTCTTGGCCTTGGTGATCGCTTACTGGGCCATCACTGCTGT TTTCTTGTCCACCTCTAATGAGCAGGTGTACAAAGTGTTCAACACCTCTGAGTGTGAGTACTCACGAGAGACCTGCGACCCCAAG ACATTCAACACCTCCAACGCTTCATCTCAGTGTCCAGATGCAGAATGCCTGTTTGCCTTCTATGGTGGGGAGACCCTCTACCACAAATACCTCATCCTGTTCCAGTTCTACAacgtcttcctcttcttctggtGCGCCAACTTTGTGACGGCGCTGGGCCAGGTCACTCTGTCGGGGGCCTTTGCCTCGTATTACTGGGCCTTCAAGAAACCTGATGATATTCCCGCCTACCCCATCTTCTCCTCGCTGGGACGGGCTCTCCG ATACCACACAGGCTCCCTGGCTTTTGGCTCTCTGATCCTGTCTATAGTCCAGGTCATCAGGGTCATTCTGGAGTACCTGGATCACAAGTTGAAAG GTGCTCAGAACAGATGTGCTAAATTCATGCTGAGCTGCATGAAGTGCTGCTTCTGGTGTTTGGAGAAATGTATCAAGTTCCTCAACAGGAATGCTTACATCATG aTTGCCATCTATGGAAAAAGTTTCTGTCCGTCTGCTCGAGATGCTTTTTTCCTTCTCATGAGGAACATCATCAG GGTGGCTGTTTTAGATAAAGTGACTGACTTCCTGCTGTTTCTTGGGAAGCTCCTCATTGTTGGAATAGTTG gcatcttctctttcttcttcttctctgggaAAATCAGAGCAGTAGAGGATGCTGCTCCATCTCTGAACTACTACTGGGTGCCAATACTG ACGGTGGTAGTGGGATCCTACCTCATCGCCCATGGCTTCTTCAGCGTGTACGCCATGTGTGTGGACACACTGTTCCTCTGCTTCT gTGAGGACTTAGAGAGAAATGATGGCTCATCCGAAAGGCCTTACTTCATGTCCCCCGAGCTGCACGACATCCTCTCCAAAACCAAGAGGCTGGAGGAGGACCATGATGGCATCGATCAGGGGGATTCTGCGGATGCCGCGAAGCAAGTGGACGAGGTGAAACTGGAGGAGGAGACTCCTCTTCAGCAGCAACAAGACGGAGAGATCCAACTGAAGCAGCAGACGGTGCTCAAGCAGGACAACGAGGAGGAGGAGCCTCTGCAGGCCGAGACAGACGCCGAAGAGccaaaagaggagaaaaacgAAGAACAAAAAGTCAGTCAGGAAGAGGAGGCTGAAAAGAAGGAAGAGGTGAAAGAAGAGGTGAAAGAAGAGGCGGAAAAGCAGGAGTtgaaaaaggaggaaaagacCGAGGAGGTGCCGCCTCCTGCTGTGGAGGCTGACAAACAGGAGACTgatgaaaagaaagaggagaaagaggaatcCTTGGAAGAAAAACCTCCCTCTGCACCAGAGGAGTAG